GGAACCCTTCCCGCGGGGTCGCGCACCCCGGAGAGGCCATACGGGTGGTGTTCATCAGAAGAACTGCGCGGCCGGGGCGTCGGTCCTTGGCCCTACCGAATCCATCTACATCATGTGAAAGGTATGCAAATCGCTCCACTCGAAAAGTGAGGTTCCGTCATGACCAGTCAGGCCAAGAAGGTGTGGGCCGCCTTCACCACCGCGTTCTTCGCGCTCTTCGCGCTGCTCGGCTTCTCCACCCCCGCCACTGCCGCCGCCCCGCAGGCCGTAACCGCTCCGGCCGCTTCCTGCAAGCCGACCGCGGCGGAGGCGCGTGCGCTGAAGGCGCTTGAGCCGGTCGCGTGGTGGGCGTTGCCCAAGGACCGGGCACTGCCGCCCACGATGAAGCAGCGCATCCGCGCCGAGGCGCACGGTTCCTCGCCCTCGACCCGCCATGTGCCGCTCGACACGGACGCCACGGACGACGAGCAGGACGCTCCCGTTGCGAGTGCGGCGCTCCGGCCCGAGCAGCGTCCGGCGGAGCAGCGTCAGGCAGAGCTTCAGCCGGCCTGATCCGGCCGCAGTGGGGCCATCGTCAGGCGGGCTGCCGAGGCGATGGTGGCACGAGCTTCGTGCTCGGTGAGTCCGGTACGTACAGCCGCATCGCAGAGCAGGTCGGTGACGTCGTCGCCGAGACCGTTCTCGTAGGCGCGGCAGGCGGCCCAGAACAGACGGGTATTGCGCTGTCCCTCGTGGGCGGCGAGCACGAACTGCACCAGGCCGCTGCCGTGAGCGGGACGGCCTGTGAGGTGGTGGGTGCTGCGCGCCGCGGGTGGCGTGAGCAGACGTAGCAGTGTGTGCGGGACGGGTGCGGGCGCGAGGTGCGCTGTGCCCGGAGCAAGGCGGTAGATGCCGTGGACCGTGAGTGAACCGGGTCCCACGAGGTACCCGCCTGCCCCGCGGATGTCGATGCCGGGAGCGAGCCGGCTCGCGGAGTTGGGGACGACCGTGTCCGGCGGACCGGTGAGCCAGAGATGGCGGCCGCCGCTGGGCGTGAGCACGGTGACCGTCTCCGGGATCGTGAAGAGGTGTTGCAACGCCAGGTGGCGCAGCGCCGCCGTGGAGTCCGTGTCGGACTTGGTGTCGAGGTCGATGCCGATGAGGTGGTGCGGGGGCCGGCCGCAGGCGATGCCGTAGCCGGTGGCCCAGGGGGCTGCGGCGAACATCGCGCGGACGACGGCAGGGTCGGTGGAGGCGTCGTGGACGCCGTGACCCGTGCGACCGCATTCGCCCCGGCAGAGGACCGGCTCGGGGGCGGCTTGCTGGTGGGGCGCGCGGTGGGGTGAAGGGAGCGCGGGGAGCTTCGTACGGGACAGGGGGATGACGGGAAGCCCGCGCTCGGCGGCGGAAAGCGCATGGGCGAGGGCCAGGGTGGCGGAGTGCCGGTCGGTGGTGGCCATGCCTCTATGTTCGTACGAATGTTCGAGCAAGGGAAGAGGTTAAGGACCTGGAGGAACGCTTCGCCTCATGGGGCGACTGCGTTCGGGTGACCTGACCGGGTTTGAGCTGGGATTTTGGGGGCGTGAAGGGGGTTTATCGACTTAACGTCACGCTTGCGAGGGAAAGAGGGCTTCTGGAGTGGTTCGCCGGGGGTTCGGTGGGCAATTCTGGATTCGCGACGTCGAGCACACAGCGTCGGGGCGGTCGGCCAACCGTTCCCGCACAAGCCGTTTTTCTGGTTCCTGGAGGAATTCACATGGCAAGCATCCGTACCGCCCGCGTCATCGCCGCCGCCGCCGCCCTGCCCCTGGCGGCCGCCCTGTTCACCGGCGTTGCCTCCGCCGACAACGGCTCTTTCGCGGACCACGGATCCAACGCGACTGTCGCCACCGTCAGCGGCAGCGGCGTCGGGCACAACAACAGCGGCAACTCGACCACCACGCAGCAGGTGGCGACCGGCGCAGGAGCGTCGAACCAGAACAACACGGCCAGCGTCAACGGCTCGCGCTTCACGAAGATCGACCAGTCCAACACCACGGTCAACTTCACGCAGCTCTGGTAGTCCGCGGCCCGAAGGGGGTCCGGGTCAC
The sequence above is drawn from the Streptomyces sp. NBC_01465 genome and encodes:
- a CDS encoding bifunctional DNA primase/polymerase yields the protein MATTDRHSATLALAHALSAAERGLPVIPLSRTKLPALPSPHRAPHQQAAPEPVLCRGECGRTGHGVHDASTDPAVVRAMFAAAPWATGYGIACGRPPHHLIGIDLDTKSDTDSTAALRHLALQHLFTIPETVTVLTPSGGRHLWLTGPPDTVVPNSASRLAPGIDIRGAGGYLVGPGSLTVHGIYRLAPGTAHLAPAPVPHTLLRLLTPPAARSTHHLTGRPAHGSGLVQFVLAAHEGQRNTRLFWAACRAYENGLGDDVTDLLCDAAVRTGLTEHEARATIASAARLTMAPLRPDQAG
- a CDS encoding DUF6344 domain-containing protein, giving the protein MTSQAKKVWAAFTTAFFALFALLGFSTPATAAAPQAVTAPAASCKPTAAEARALKALEPVAWWALPKDRALPPTMKQRIRAEAHGSSPSTRHVPLDTDATDDEQDAPVASAALRPEQRPAEQRQAELQPA